One stretch of Streptomyces sp. 135 DNA includes these proteins:
- a CDS encoding histidine kinase: MDSPGTGPRTAPDTARRNLAERVLGPAAPGERLRTDALFALAMAASAVVVVQVVRDNGHPPGVAGWALLIAAHITIVWRRRAPMRVMVVLMAILLTYHSLDANHTAPMAVSMAGLFTVASRSRPRNTVLVGAAVIGVMLGVKFSEGIAEGAESLRITGWIVSFLLLGVYVRIHRQYVASVVERAERAERTREEEARRRVAEERLRVARDLHDLLAHSITLVGVQTSVAAHVLAAAPDRLDRAAVAKALDDVAETCRTARGELRATLEVLRSGTDDGTDEARGPLPGLGSLPDLAEAARTAGARVELSVTECGAPPAVGAAAYRIVQEALTNAVRHAGPGPTVRVDVTTGEAALNVTVTDDGAGAGVRERGGTPGYGLVGMRERARTVGGTLEAGPRPEGGFMVSAVLPLASAPLGGLT; encoded by the coding sequence GTGGACTCACCCGGCACAGGCCCGCGCACCGCCCCGGACACCGCACGCCGCAACCTCGCCGAGCGGGTCCTCGGCCCCGCCGCCCCGGGCGAACGGCTGCGCACCGACGCCCTGTTCGCCCTCGCCATGGCGGCGAGCGCCGTCGTCGTCGTCCAGGTCGTACGGGACAACGGCCATCCGCCCGGCGTCGCCGGCTGGGCCCTGCTGATCGCCGCGCACATCACCATCGTGTGGCGCCGCCGCGCCCCCATGCGCGTCATGGTCGTCCTGATGGCGATCCTGCTGACCTACCACTCCCTCGACGCCAACCACACCGCGCCCATGGCGGTCTCGATGGCCGGTCTCTTCACCGTCGCCTCCCGGTCCCGGCCGCGCAACACCGTCCTCGTCGGCGCCGCGGTCATCGGCGTCATGCTGGGCGTCAAGTTCTCCGAGGGCATCGCCGAAGGCGCCGAATCGCTGCGGATAACGGGCTGGATCGTCTCCTTCCTGCTGCTCGGCGTCTACGTCCGCATCCACCGCCAGTACGTAGCCTCCGTCGTGGAGCGCGCCGAACGGGCCGAACGCACCCGCGAGGAGGAGGCCCGCCGCCGGGTCGCGGAGGAGCGGCTGCGGGTCGCCCGCGATCTGCACGACCTCCTCGCCCACAGCATCACCCTCGTCGGCGTCCAGACGTCCGTTGCCGCGCACGTCCTCGCCGCCGCCCCCGACCGCCTGGACCGCGCGGCCGTCGCCAAGGCGCTCGACGACGTCGCCGAGACCTGCCGCACCGCCCGCGGCGAACTGCGGGCCACCCTGGAGGTGTTGCGCTCCGGCACCGACGACGGCACCGACGAGGCCAGGGGCCCGCTGCCCGGCCTCGGCTCGCTGCCCGACCTCGCCGAAGCGGCCCGCACCGCCGGAGCCCGCGTCGAGCTGAGCGTGACGGAGTGCGGGGCACCGCCGGCCGTGGGTGCCGCCGCCTACCGCATCGTGCAGGAGGCGCTCACCAACGCCGTGCGGCACGCGGGGCCCGGCCCCACCGTCCGGGTGGACGTCACCACCGGGGAGGCGGCGCTGAACGTGACGGTGACGGACGACGGTGCCGGTGCCGGCGTACGGGAACGCGGGGGCACGCCGGGGTATGGCCTTGTCGGGATGCGGGAGCGGGCCCGTACCGTCGGCGGCACCCTGGAGGCGGGCCCGCGACCGGAGGGGGGTTTCATGGTGTCCGCAGTGCTGCCCCTCGCGTCCGCGCCCCTGGGAGGCCTGACATGA
- a CDS encoding response regulator transcription factor has protein sequence MTIRVLLADDQTLVRAAFAMLVDSAPGMEVVGQAGTGRSAVDLARSARADLVVMDIRMPDLDGIEATRLLAADEDLAGVKVLMLTTYDTDEHVVDALRAGASGFLVKDTRPAELLDAIRTVAAGESLLSPGPTSRLIARVLRAPDTAGLTVAGGPEGLSDRERQVLALVARGLNNTEIAETLGLSPLTAKTHVSRIMGKLGARDRAQLVIVAYETGLVAPGSRFGGGRR, from the coding sequence ATGACGATCCGTGTGCTGCTCGCCGACGACCAGACGCTGGTGCGCGCGGCGTTCGCGATGCTCGTCGACTCCGCGCCCGGCATGGAGGTCGTGGGACAGGCAGGCACGGGGCGCTCGGCGGTCGACCTGGCCCGCTCGGCACGCGCCGACCTCGTCGTCATGGACATCCGCATGCCCGACCTCGACGGGATCGAGGCGACGCGGCTCCTCGCGGCGGACGAGGACCTCGCGGGCGTCAAGGTCCTGATGCTGACGACGTACGACACGGACGAGCACGTCGTGGACGCGCTGCGCGCCGGGGCGTCCGGCTTCCTGGTCAAGGACACCAGGCCCGCCGAACTCCTGGACGCCATCCGCACGGTGGCCGCCGGTGAGTCCCTGCTCTCACCGGGGCCGACCTCGCGGCTGATCGCCCGCGTACTGCGGGCGCCCGACACCGCCGGTCTGACGGTGGCGGGCGGGCCCGAGGGTCTCTCGGACCGTGAGCGGCAGGTGCTGGCACTCGTCGCGCGTGGCCTGAACAACACGGAGATCGCCGAGACCCTGGGCCTGAGCCCGCTCACGGCGAAGACGCACGTGAGCCGCATCATGGGCAAGCTGGGCGCCCGTGACCGGGCGCAACTGGTCATCGTGGCGTATGAGACGGGGTTGGTGGCGCCGGGTTCACGCTTCGGTGGTGGACGTCGCTGA